The following is a genomic window from Streptomyces sp. BHT-5-2.
CGCTGTCGCCGCGGCCCGTCGGTCGTCTCCGGCGCTATTTCTCCACATAGCGCAGGGACCGCAGGCCGCGCTCCAGATGCCAGTGCAGATACGCCGCGACGAGGCCGCTGCCCTCCCGGACATGGCGCGCCTCGCAGGCGTCCGCGGTCTCCCAGTCGCCGGTCAGCAGCGCGCTCAGGAGCCCGATGGCCTCTGAGGAGGGTACGACGCTTCCGGGCACCCGGCAGTCACCGCACACCACTCCCCCCGAACCCACCGAGAAGAACCGGTTCGGACCGGGCATTCCGCACCGCGCGCAGGCGTCGAAACTCGGCGCGTAACCGTTCACCGCCAGCGAGCGCAGCAGGAACGCGTCCAGCACCAGATGCGGTGCGTGCAGCCCGTTGGCCAGCGTCCGCAGCCCGCCGACCAGCAGCAGGTACTGCTGCACGGCCGGTTCGCCCTCGTGGTCGGTGAACCGCTCGGCCGTCTCCAGCATGGCCGTCCCGGCCGTATAGCGGGCGTAGTCCGTCACGATCGCGCCACCGTACGCGGCGATCGTCTCGCTCTGCGTGCACAGCGGCAGCCCTCGCCCGACCAGCTCCCCGCCGCGGGCGAAGAACTGCACGTCCACATGCGAGAACGGCTCCAGCCGGGCCCCGAACTTCGACTTCGTCCGCCGCACGCCCCGGGCCACGGCCCGTACGCGACCGTTGCCACGGGTGAGCAGCGTGATGATCCGGTCCGCCTCACCCAGCTTCTGGGTGCGCAGCACGATGCCGTCGTCGCGGAACAGAGTCATGCCGCCATTCTCCCGCACCCGACGGCCGGGTCGGCCGTCAGGCCCGCTCGCCGCGGCTGCGGGCGTTGGCGTAGCCGGTCTCGGCCCGCAGCCGCTCGGCGACCGAGGCGCACCGGACGACCTCGGGGGCGCACACCCACTCCCGCCCGCCCCCGACGGGCCGCAGCCAAAGGTGCGGTCCCTCCCGGCCGACCACCTGCCCGACCCGCCCGTCGCGGATGTCGATCACGTACGTCCCGAACGCCGGGGCCGCCACCGGCGCTCTCACCCCTCCCCCAGCGCCTTCGCCAGCCGCCGGGCGGTGTCCGTATTGCAGCGCCCCAATTCCACGAGCGGGGGCAGACTGCGATGCGCGTACGAAACCGGGTCGAGCCCGAGCGACGGCAAGACGATTCCTGCTCGGGCCAAAGCTTGCTGCAATTCCTTGATCACGCTCTCGACTTCGGCGCGGTCCTTCATTAGCGGCTCCTTTCACAATTCGCAGCGAAAGCATGACGCTCCAGAGCTAGCCTGAGCAACAGGGTCGGCACTGCAACTACCGGGCAGGGAAAGGGAGTAGATGATGGCCAACACCTCACGCCAGGCGCTCTGGGAATATTGGGGAGCAGAGCTGAAGCGGCACCGGGAGAACGCCGCCTTAACCCAGGAGATGCTGGGGAACCAGGTGTTCGTCTCCGGCGGCTATATCGGACAGTTCGAGCAGGCGATCCGCCGCCCTCAGTTGGATGTCGCGATCCGCATCGATCAGGTTCTACAAACCGATGGTTTTTTCGAGCGGGCATGGCGCAAGCTCATCGACGACCAGCGGTACGCGGATTACTTCGCGAAGGTGGTGGAGCTGGAGGCCCAGGCGACCACCATCTGCGAGTTCGCACCCACGGTGATCCCGGGGCTCCTGCAGACGCCCGAGTACGCGCGGGCCGTCACCATCGCCGCCAACCCGTTCGTCAGCGACGATTACGTCGAGGAGAAGGTGTCGGCCCGGATAGAGCGAGCAGACATCTTCAAGCACACTACAAGGCCCGAGTATTGGGCGGTGCTGCACGAGAACACGATCCGCACGCCGGTTGGTGGCCCCGTCGCCATGGCCGAGCAGCTGGAGCACATCGCGAAGCTGATGCGCGAGCGCGCAGTTGTGGTGACGGTGCTCCCGCACTCGGCAGGGGCACACCCGTCGATGGGCGGAATGCTGACGCTCATGGAGTTCGCGGACGCACCGCCAACCGCCTATACAGAGACGTCGTTTGCCGGGATGCTGCTGGACGATCCGGCGGTGGTGAGGCGAGTCCAACGTGCCTACGATTTGATCAGGCTTGCTGCGCTGCCGTCCGCAGCGTCCCTGGCACTGATCGAATCGGCGGCGGAGGACTTCCGACGATGCGCACCTACGACCTGAGTACAGCCGAGTGGTACAAGAGCAGCTACAGCAACGGCGAAGGCGGAAGCTGCATCGAGGTCGCCCGCTGGCGTAAGAGCAGCTACAGCGATCACACCGGCGGCAGCTGCCTGGAGGTCTCGAACGACCTCCCCGGCCTCGTCCCCGTCCGTGACAGCAAAAACCCGCACGGCCCGGCGCTGGTCTTCCCGGCCGACCGCTGGACCTCGTTCGTGGACGCCGTCAAGGACGGCCGCATAGCGGCGGTCTGAACGCGGCTCACCCACGTCCTGCGCACACCATCTCCACAAGGCCCCGCCATCCCTCCGGATGTCGGGGCCGCATCACGTTACTCACCGGTCATCAAACTCATCAACGACTGAATGCGACCTTCCGCACTTCTCCGTCCTCGCACCTCACGGGCCCTTACGGCGTGTCAGATGACAGGTAGCATCGCGTGAACATCGGCGCACCGCAGCCGTGGCGTGGCCGAGACATCCCCGTCCGTCCCAAACGAGGATCTCGATGACATCCATACCGCAGGCGCTGTTGTGGTGCCTCAGCGCAGGTACGGCCGCCGCCGTGGTGCTGGCGGCGCTCCTCGTCCGCGTGCGCAAGGAGCGTGCCGGTCTCAGAGCGCGACTGACCTCCGCCGAGGAACACAACAGCGCCACGCTCCACAGCAACACGGAGCTGTCGGCCAGACTGCGGGCCACGGAGGCCGAGATCCGGCACCTGGCCGAGGCGCGGCTGCCCGACCTGACCATGGCGCTGGCCCACCCGCACGTGCCGGTGCGCGGCCTGCTGGACAAACGTTTCGGCGGGTCGCCGACCGACGAGGCGCTCAACGGCGTGCTGGAGCAGGTCAGCCAGGCGATCACCAAGGAGCGCACCCGGGTCGACTCGGCGGCGCAGTCCACGCTGCGCGGTGCGACGACCACCATCCAGGCCCTGCTGTACCAGGTGCAGACGTCGTTGCAGACGATGCAGCACACCTACGACGACCCGCAGATCGCGCAGGACCTGCTGGAGGCGGACTTCCTCAACGAGCAGGCGCTGCGGCGCGTCCAGGCCACCGGCGTCGTGTGCGGCGCCTGGCCGGGGCTGACCCGCGAGGACTCCTACCTCGCGGAGCTGGTGGTCGGCGCGACGTCGCGGCTGCGCGGCTACGAGCGGGTGCAGGTCAGCAACCAGCTGCGGGACCCGGTCGCGGTGGTGGCGCGGGCCGTCGAGCCGATCGCGATCACCGTCACCGAGCTGCTGGCGAACGCGCTGCACCACTCGCACCGCGAACTGCCGGTCTCCGTCACGCTCCAGCAGGGCAGCCGCGGCGCCTCGGTGATCATCGACGACTACGGCGTCGGCATGCACGACGACGAGATCAAGCACGCGATGGAGCTTCTGGCGGGCGGCGACGGCCTGCTGTTGACCCAGCTCGGCGACCCGCCGCGCTCGGGTTTCGCCGCGGCCGGCCAGCTGGTGCGGCAGTACGGCTTCGGGGTGCACGTGGAGCCGTCGCCGTACGGAGGGGTGCGGGCCGTGGTGTACATCCCGGGCGATCCGCTGCTGACCGTTCTCGACGAGGGCGCGCGGCCGATGTCGGTGATGGCGCCGATGCCGCACCGGGCCCCCGGCGGGCCGCGGGACCGGGCCGCGGTGCCGTCCGCGATGCCGACCGGTGCGAACGCGCCGGCCACCCCCGCGGGCGCCGTGCCGGCCGCGCCCGCGCAGCAGAGGCCCGCGCACGCCGCTCCGGCCCCGTCCCCGTCTCCGGCGGCCGAGTTCGCCGCGCCGGAGCCGGCGCAGCCGCCGGCCGAGGGTGAGCTGCCGCGCCGCCGGCGCCGTCGGCCGATGCCCGAGCAGCCCGCCGAGTCATCCACCGAAACGATCAACCTGCGCTCCCCGGAGGAGACGGGATCCCGCTGGGCGGCGCTCCAGCGAGGCACCGAAACCGGCCGGGCCGCAGCCCAGTCAGAACCCCCGCGCAGTCCCGAAGGGAACGCCCAGTCATGAACAGCCCCACCCGCCGCCGTGTCACCGAGGACAAGTCCTGGGTGCTGGCTCCCCTGTTGGAGCTGCCACATGTCGTCCACGCCGCCGTCATCTCCGGCGACGGCTTCATCGAGGGGGCCTCGCCGGGCCTGTCACGGGAGGCGGGGGAGGGCGTCGCGGCGATGATGTCGGCGCTCCAGGGCGCGGGGCGCGCGGTGACCGCGGCGTTCACGGAGAAGGACGACGCCCGGCTGCGGCAGACCGTGATCGAGTCCGAGGAAGGTTTCGTGTTCGCCATCCCGGCGGGCGAGAACACCTGCCTGGCCGTGTTCGCCGATCCGGAGGTGAACATGGGCGTCGTCGCGCACCACATGCAGATCCAGGTGACGACCCTGGGCAAGAAGGTCATGAACAGCCCGGCCCGGGACATCGGTGGCCTGGCATGACGCCGCGGCAGAGCAGCGGACGGCGCCTCGTACCGGCCTATCTGGCCACCGGCGGACGCGCCCGGCCGAGCCGCAACACACTGGACCGGCTGACCGTGCTGATCAGCGTGGACATGCCGCTCACCAGTGAGATACGCCCCGAGGAGCACCGGATCCTGGAGCTGCTCCGGCCCGGGGCGCTGACTCTGGCCGAGGTGGCCGCCCATCTGCACCTCCCGGTGAGCGTGGTGAAGGTGCTGGTGGCCGACCTCGTCGATGCCGGGCGCCTGCACGCCCGAGTCCCCATACCCGAAGCCGAGCAATTCGACCGGCAGATCCTGGAGAGGGTTCTCGATGGACTCCGCTCTCTCAAGTCCTAGCCCCGGCGCCGGGACCGGCAACATGTACCTCGCCGGCGAACACCAGACACTGGTGAAACTGCTGGTCGCCGGCCCGTTCGGGGTCGGCAAGACCACGCTGATCCGGGCGCTGTCGGAGACCCCGCCGCTGCACACCGAAGAAGTGATGACGCAGTCCGGCGCGATGGTCGACGACCTCGCCGGGGTGCGGGACAAGACCACCACCACCGTCGCCATCGACTTCGGGCGGCTGACGCTGTCCGAGGACCTGGTGCTGTACCTGTTCGGCACCCCGGGGCAGAAGCGTTTCCGCCCGCTGTGGCAGGACATCGCCCGCGGTGCGCTGGGCGCGCTGGTCCTCGCGGACACCCGCCGGCTGGCGGACTCGTTCGAGGTGATGGACATCGTGGAGGAGGCCGGGCTGCGCTACGCGGTCGCGGTCAACACCTTCCCCGACGCCCCGCAGTACGACGTCGAAAAGCTCCGCGAGGCGCTCGACCTGCACCCGGACACCCCGCTGGTGCTGTGCGACGCCCGCGACCGGGAGCAGTCCGTCGACGCGCTGATCTCGCTGGTCCGCCATGTCCTGGACCACACGCCGCAGCCCGAGGAGAACGCAAACCCGTGACTTCCCCGTACGAGCCGGGCGCCGCCCCGCAGCCGGCCTGCCCCGGGCAGGCCGTTCCACCGCCGCCGGAGGCCGCCGTTCCGCCGCCGGGCTGTCCGGCGCACGGGATGCCGCCGCAGACCCCCGTGCATCCGGACGCGTACGCGCCGGTGAAGCTGTACGGGCCGGAGTTCGCCGCGGACCCGCAGCGGGTCTACGCGCAGCTGCGGCAGTACGGGGCGGTGGCGCCGGTGGAGATCGCGCCCGAGGTGACCGCGATGCTGGTGACCGACTACCGGGCGGCGCTGGAGCTGCTCAACGACGACGCCACCTGGTCCAAGGACTCCCGGGCCTGGATGCAGACCGTCCCGGCGGACTCGCCGGTCATGCCGATGCTGCACTGGCGGCCGAACGTCTTCTACAGCGACGGGCCGGCGCACGTCCGCTACCGCGACGTGATCGTCGACAGCTTCAAGCTCGTCGAGCCGCACGAGCTGCGGGCGCGGGTGCACCACGCGGCGGACACCCTGATCCAGCGGTTCGGTGCCGTCGGCGAGGCGGACCTGATCGCGGACTACGCGCGGCTGATCCCGCTGCTGATGTTCAACACCCTCTTCGGGCTGCCCGATTCCTACAGCGAGCGGCTGATCGCGGCGATCGCGGGGATGATGGAGGGCAATTCGCCGGAGGAGGCGAACGCCGCCAACGAGGCGTACACGCAGTACATCATGGAGCTGGTCGGCGCGAAGAAGGCGCAGCGCGGGCCGGACCTCACGTCGTGGATGATGGACCATCCCAACGACCTCGGCGACGAGGAACTGATCCACAACATCATCCTCGTGATGGGCGCGGGCAACGAGCCGCTGGCCAACCTCATCGGCAACTCGCTGGCCCGGATGCTCTCCGACGACCGCTACTACAACACCGTCTCCGGCGGCGCGCTGACCGTCCACGACGCCATCAACGAGGTGTTGTGGAACGACCCGCCGATGGCCAACTACTCCGCGCACTTCCCGGTCCGGGACGTCTTCTTCCACGGCACCTGGCTGCGCGCCGGGCAACTGGTGATGGTCTCGTACGCGGCGGCCAACAGTCAGTTCGACACCACCGGTGTGCACGGGCCGGGGTCGGGCAGCGGATCGCACCTGGCGTGGGCGGCGGGGCCGCACGCCTGCCCGGTGAAGCGGCATGCGCTGCTGATCGCGATCACCGCGATCGAGCGGCTCACCGCCTGGCTCTCGGACATCGAACTCACCGTCCACCCAAGTGAGTTGACGTGGCGCAACGGGGCCTTCCACCGGGCCCTGGCCGCCCTTCCGACCCGCTTCACCCCCATCACCCCGGATCAGGCAGGAGCCACGCCATGGCACAACAGCGAACGCGGCCCTTCGTCATCGACCCCGCCGGAACAGACATCCACGGCGAGAACGCCCGCCTCCGCGCACTAGGTCCGGCGACCCGGGTCGAGCTGCCCGGCGGCATCCAGGCGTGGGGGGTCACCGGTCACGCCCTGCTCAAGCGGCTGCTGACCGACGACCGGATCTCGAAGAACCCGCGCGCGCACTGGCCGGAGTGGCAGCGCGCGGAGGTGCGCGGCAGCTGGCTCCAGTCGTGGATCGGTGTGACGAACATGTTCACCGCCTACGGCGCCGACCACCGCCGGCTGCGGAAGCTGATCGCCCCGGCGTTCACCGCGCGCCGCACGGAGGCCATGGTGCCGCGGGTCGAGCAGATCACCCGCGACTTACTGGACGGACTGGCGGCCCGCCCCGCCGGCGAGGTCGTCGACCTGCGGGAGTCCTTCAACCACCCGCTCCCCATGCAGGTGATCTGCGAGCTGTTCGGCTATCCGGAGGGCGAGCCGCGGCTCGAACTGGCCCGGGTCGTCGCGGAGATCATGGACACCACGGCCACGCCGGAGCAGGCCGCGGCGACCCAGCGGGCGGCGGCCGAGCTGCTCGGCTCGCTGGTCGCGGCCAAGCGCGCGGAGCCCGCGGACGACCTGACCAGCCTGCTGGTGGCGGCCCGGGACGACGAGGGCCAGGGCATGACCGAGAAGGAGCTGCTGGACACCCTGTTGCTGGTCATCGGCGCCGGCCACGAGACCACCGTGGACCTGCTGGGGAACGCGGTGTTCGCGCTGCTGACCCACCCCGAGCAGCTGAAGCTGGTGCGGGAGGGCGGCGCGTCGTGGAACGACGTGATCGAGGAGACGCTGCGCTGGATGCCCAGCATCGCGAGCCTGCCGCTGCGGTTCGCGGCGGCGGACGTCGAGCTGCCGGGCGGTGAGGTGATCCGCAAGGGCGAGGCGCTGCTGCCGATGTACGCGGCGGCGGGCCGGGACGTGGCGCAGCACGGCGCGGACGCCGGGGAGTTCGACATCCGGCGGGCGGCGCAGGAGCATCTGGCGTTCGGGCACGGAGTGCACCACTGCATCGGTGCGCCGCTGGCCCGGCTGGAGGCGCGGACCGCGCTGCCGGCGCTCTTCGAGCGGTTCCCGGACATCCGACTGGCCGCCCCGCCCGAGGAGTTGACGCCCGCGGGCGGCTTCATCGCGGGCGGTCTGGCGAGCCTGCCGGTGCGGCTGACGGCCTGACCCGCACCCGAGGCGCACGAGCCGGGGCCCCGGCAGGCATGCGGCCCCGCCACCGATGACATCCGGTGGCGGGGCCGTCCTCGTGCCGGGCGGCGCCTGGGGGCGGGGCGCCGCCATGGGCCGGGGTCCTTGCCGGTCTCTCTCGGGCAGGCTCTAGCCTCGGTAACGGGGCGAGCGGGCCGCCGCGGTCAGCAGCCGGGCGATGTCGTCCGGGTCGAGCGTCAGGGCGGCGCCGGCGGTGGTGAGCACCTCGCGTTCGGCGGGGGTGCAGGGGCCGTCGGCGAGGGCGATCCGGGCGCCCTGGAGGAGCAGCGACTCCCGCCCGGCGGGGGCGAGATGGGGCGCCAGCGGCTCCAGCGCCTCGTGCAGCTCTATGGCCAGCGCGGTGCCGCACGGGTCGAGGCCCTGGTGTCCGCAGTGGCCGCCGGTGGCCGCCTCGTAGGTGCCGGTCATCCGGCCGGTGTCGGCGGCGAGTGCGGCGAGCAGGGTGAGCAGCTGGTCCTCGGTGCAGTCGGCGGAGCCGGCCGCGCGGACGGCGGCCACGGCGGTGTCGCGGACCGTGCGGGAGGCCGTGCCGCCGGCCGCCAGCAGGGCCAGGGTCAGGGTGTGCACGGCGTCCCGGAGCATCGTGGAGAACCGGACGGTGGTCGGGTGGTCGAGCGCGTCCAGCCCGAAGTGGCCCCGGCAGGCGGAGCATTCGAGGACCGGGCCGGCGGCGCCGCGGGCGAGGACGGGGATGCCGAGGACGGTGAGGCGGCGCCGGCCGGTGCGGCGGAGGTAGTTGCGGTCGCCGCCGCACTCGGGGCAGAAGAACTCGCCGTCGGCGACGGTCCGCCACGATGTGCGCACCCCCACCACACATCCGTTGCGCATCAGGTCAGCCCTCCTTCATTCCCCCATCGCCTGAAGGGCATGGGAGGTGCCCCCATCGGCCTCTTCGCCGTTCGTTACGTGATGTTAGCCACATCGGTGATGCGTCGTCAGCACCCCGTATCGGACAACGCCCGGACCGCTGGCCGGAATGCAGGCGCCGATGCGTACGGAGTGTGTACGGCACGCGGGAGGGGCGGGACGGAGCGGCACGGCCCCGCCGCTCCGGACGGGAGCGACGGGGCCGTGCGGGAGCTGCCGCGACCGGGGGTCAGCGCGCCGCGCGGTTGACGGCGGAGACCACGGCCTTGAGGGAGGCGCGGGTGGTGTTGGCGTCGATGCCGATGCCCCACAGCACCTTGCCGTCGATGGCGCACTCGATGTACGAGGCGGCCTGCGCGGAGGCGCCCTCGCTCATGGTGTGCTCCTGGTAGTCCAGCAGGCGGGCGTCGATGCCCAGGCCGGCCAGCGCGTGGAAGAACGCGGAGATCGGACCGTTGCCGGAGCCCACCAGGACGGTCTCGGTGCCGTCGACCTCGGCCTCGACGGTCAGGGTGTCGATGCCGTCCTTGTCGGTGGTGGTCTGCCCGGCCCTGACCTGGATGCGGCCCCACGGGTTCTGCGGGTTGGGCAGGTACTCGTCCTGGAACGCCGACCAGATGGCCGCCGGGGTGACCTCGCCGCCCTCGGCGTCGGTCTTCTCCTGGATGATCCGGGAGAACTCGATCTGCATCCGACGCGGCAGGTCCAGCTTGTGGTCGTTCTTCAGGACGTAGGCGACACCGCCCTTGCCGGACTGGGAGTTGACCCGGATGACGGCCTCGTAGGAGCGGCCGACGTCCTTGGGGTCGATGGGCAGGTACGGCACCGCCCACTCGATGTCGTCCACGGTCCCGCCCCGGGCGGCCGCGTCGGCCTCCATGGCGTCGAAGCCCTTCTTGATGGCGTCCTGGTGGGAGCCGGAGAAGGCGGTGTAGACCAGGTCGCCCGCGTAGGGGTGGCGCGGGTGGATCTCCATCTGGTTGCAGTACTCGCTGGTGCGACGGATCTCGTCGATCTGCGAGAAGTCGATCTGCGGGTCGACGCCCTGGGAGAAGAGGTTCATGCCCAGGGTCACCAGGTCGACGTTGCCGGTGCGCTCGCCCTGGCCGAACAGGCAGCCCTCGACGCGGTCGGCGCCGGCCATCACGGCCAGCTCGGCCGCGGCCACCGCCGTCCCGCGGTCGTTGTGCGGATGGGTCGACAGGCACACGAACTCGCGCCGGCTCAGATTCCGGCTCATCCACTCGAACCGGTCGGCGTGCGTGCTGGGCGTCGAACGCTCCACGGTGGCGGGCAGGTTGAGGATGATCTCGCGGCCCGCCTCGGGCTGCCAGACGTCCATCACGCCCTCGCAGACCTCCAGCGCGAAGTCCAGCTCGGTGTCGGTGAAGATCTCCGGGCTGTACTGGTACCCGAAGACCGTGTCGTCGCCGAGCACCTTGTCCGCGTACTCCATCACCAGCCGCGTGCCGTCCACCGCGATCTGCTTGACCTGCTCCTTGGAGCCGCGGAAGACGACCCGGCGGAAGGTGGGGGCGGTGGCGTTGTAGAGGTGGACGGTGGCCCGCGGGGCGCCGCGCAGCGACTCCACGGTCCGCTCGATCAGTTCCTCGCGCGCCTGCGTCAGGACCGAGATCGTCACGTCGTCGGGGATCGCCCCGTCCTCGATGATCGACCGTACGAAGGCGAAGTCCGTCTCGCCGGAGGACGGGAAGCCGACCTCGATCTCCTTGTAGCCCATCCGTACCAGCAGGTCGAACATCTCGCGCTTGCGGGCCGGCGACATGGGGTCGATCAGCGCCTGGTTGCCGTCGCGCAGGTCGGTGGAGAGCCAGCGGGGGGCCTTGGTGATCCGCTGCTCCGGCCAGGCGCGGTCGGGCAGGTGCACCGCGTCGAAGGGCCGGTACTTGTGGATCGGCATCCCGGACGGCTTCTGCACGTGGGTGGCGTTGGTGATCGGGGTGGGGCGGCCGACTGGCTGCGACATTGCGTAGGGCTCCTAGGGGAGATCCGTATGACGGCCGACGGTCGAACGCAGCACCAGATCCCGCGGGGAGGGGGTCGGCCTACGACTACAGGCCCTCGCCGCGGCAGCTAAGGAGAAGCAGCCCGAAACGCATGATGCACAGCACGTTAGCGGAGGCGGGGAAGATCCGCAGTCGCGTATCAGTATGCGGGACCGCCGGGGCGTAGCGGCGAAATTGCGGCCAACCACACGTTTTCGGGAACTTCGGCCGCCGGCAGTGACAGACGGATTACACAATGCCACCGTTTTCCTATGAAGGAATCCGTGACCCGGACGCGCCTCGCAGCCGCCCCCACCTCGCCTGTCTTCTGCACGATCGTCCCGCCGCACATCCTCGGCAGACTCGCCGAGTCCGACGACCCGACGTGGCACGAGCCCGCCCGCCGCACCCTGGAGCACGACGCCCTCCACCGCACCCGCCGCATGGACCTGACCGCGCAGCTGACCGCCCCGGAGGAGGCCCGGGCCGACGCCGACAAGCCGAACCGCACCATCTACGACGCCGGCCACCAGCAGAACCTCCCCGGCACCAAGGTCCACTCCGAGTCCGACGGTCCCTCCAAGGACGCCTCCGTCAACCGCGCACAGGCCGGCCTCGGCGCCACCTTCGAGCTCTACCTCAAGGCGTACGGCCGCAAGTCCATCGACGGCGCCGGCCTCCCGCTCGACGCCACCGTCCACTACGGCGAGAAGTACGACAACGCCTTCTGGGACGGCCAGCGGATGGTCTTCGGCGACGGCGACGGCACCCTCTTCAAGGACTTCACCATCCCCGTCGACGTCATCGGCCACGAGCTGACCCACGGCGTCACCCAGTACACCGCCGCCCTCGACTACCAGGGCCAGTCCGGCGCCCTCAACGAATCCGTCTCCGACGTCTTCGGCTCCCTGATCAAGCAGTACGCCCTCAAGCAGACCGCCGACCAGGCCGACTGGCTGATCGGCGCCGACCTGCTCGCCCCCGGCGTGCACGGCCAGGCCCTGCGCTCCATGAAGGCCCCCGGCACCGCCTACGACGACCCCAAGCTCGGCAAGGACCCGCAGCCCGCCACGATGGCCGGCTACGTCCAGACCGCCGACGACAACGGCGGCGTCCACCTGAACTCCGGCATCCCCAACCACGCCTTCTACCTCGTCGCCAGCGC
Proteins encoded in this region:
- a CDS encoding M4 family metallopeptidase; this translates as MKESVTRTRLAAAPTSPVFCTIVPPHILGRLAESDDPTWHEPARRTLEHDALHRTRRMDLTAQLTAPEEARADADKPNRTIYDAGHQQNLPGTKVHSESDGPSKDASVNRAQAGLGATFELYLKAYGRKSIDGAGLPLDATVHYGEKYDNAFWDGQRMVFGDGDGTLFKDFTIPVDVIGHELTHGVTQYTAALDYQGQSGALNESVSDVFGSLIKQYALKQTADQADWLIGADLLAPGVHGQALRSMKAPGTAYDDPKLGKDPQPATMAGYVQTADDNGGVHLNSGIPNHAFYLVASALGGKAWERAGQIWYDVLTGGHLAKNAQFADFANLTVQAAQARYGASGNEHEAVVKAWSTVGVTGK
- the leuA gene encoding 2-isopropylmalate synthase; its protein translation is MSQPVGRPTPITNATHVQKPSGMPIHKYRPFDAVHLPDRAWPEQRITKAPRWLSTDLRDGNQALIDPMSPARKREMFDLLVRMGYKEIEVGFPSSGETDFAFVRSIIEDGAIPDDVTISVLTQAREELIERTVESLRGAPRATVHLYNATAPTFRRVVFRGSKEQVKQIAVDGTRLVMEYADKVLGDDTVFGYQYSPEIFTDTELDFALEVCEGVMDVWQPEAGREIILNLPATVERSTPSTHADRFEWMSRNLSRREFVCLSTHPHNDRGTAVAAAELAVMAGADRVEGCLFGQGERTGNVDLVTLGMNLFSQGVDPQIDFSQIDEIRRTSEYCNQMEIHPRHPYAGDLVYTAFSGSHQDAIKKGFDAMEADAAARGGTVDDIEWAVPYLPIDPKDVGRSYEAVIRVNSQSGKGGVAYVLKNDHKLDLPRRMQIEFSRIIQEKTDAEGGEVTPAAIWSAFQDEYLPNPQNPWGRIQVRAGQTTTDKDGIDTLTVEAEVDGTETVLVGSGNGPISAFFHALAGLGIDARLLDYQEHTMSEGASAQAASYIECAIDGKVLWGIGIDANTTRASLKAVVSAVNRAAR